A region from the Hypericibacter adhaerens genome encodes:
- a CDS encoding LLM class flavin-dependent oxidoreductase gives MKFTLVINMERLSPEVSMRDVAREVLEMVQMADAGGFEIAWAAEHHGIEMTVSPGPFQLLAWWAAHTSRIRLGTAVVVAPYWHPLRLAGEAALFDLLSGGRLEFGIGRGAYQREFDRLLGGIDQHVGVAYMQEMLPVLKRLWQGDTEHKGQYWSFPTATSVPKPLQRPHPPIWVAARDPGTFDWAVKNDCNIMTWALSRPFAEVELYKERFETALKNNPGVARPAFMTMRHTSVYERPDGWEVPIRCAIRQMGQFENLFKNLGGVTNGFVETLDVSGFANRSEFDLAAMRENLMFGRPDEVIAKLKRYEALGVDYFCYSAAFGQPLAEQKHSLALFIKEVMPEFAAAPAREKRVAAV, from the coding sequence ATGAAGTTCACCCTCGTCATCAATATGGAACGCCTCAGCCCCGAGGTCAGCATGCGCGACGTGGCGCGCGAGGTGCTGGAGATGGTGCAGATGGCGGATGCCGGCGGCTTCGAGATCGCCTGGGCCGCGGAGCATCACGGCATCGAGATGACCGTGTCGCCGGGACCGTTCCAGCTTCTGGCCTGGTGGGCGGCCCATACCTCGCGCATCCGGCTGGGCACGGCGGTGGTGGTGGCGCCCTACTGGCATCCGCTCAGGCTCGCCGGCGAGGCGGCGCTGTTCGATCTCCTGAGCGGCGGCCGGCTCGAGTTCGGCATCGGCCGCGGCGCCTATCAGCGCGAGTTCGATCGCCTGTTGGGCGGCATCGATCAGCATGTGGGCGTCGCCTATATGCAGGAGATGCTGCCGGTCCTGAAACGGCTGTGGCAGGGCGACACCGAGCATAAGGGCCAATACTGGTCCTTCCCGACCGCGACCTCCGTGCCGAAGCCGCTGCAGCGGCCGCATCCGCCGATCTGGGTCGCGGCGCGCGATCCCGGCACCTTCGATTGGGCGGTCAAGAACGACTGCAACATCATGACCTGGGCGCTCTCGCGCCCCTTCGCCGAGGTCGAGCTCTACAAGGAGCGCTTCGAGACGGCGCTCAAGAACAATCCCGGCGTCGCGCGGCCCGCCTTCATGACCATGCGCCATACCTCGGTCTATGAGCGGCCCGACGGCTGGGAAGTGCCGATCCGCTGCGCCATCCGGCAGATGGGTCAGTTCGAGAACCTCTTCAAGAATCTGGGCGGCGTCACCAACGGCTTCGTCGAGACGCTCGACGTCTCCGGCTTCGCCAACCGCAGCGAGTTCGATCTGGCGGCGATGCGGGAGAATCTCATGTTCGGCAGGCCGGACGAGGTGATCGCGAAGCTGAAGCGCTATGAGGCGCTCGGCGTCGACTATTTCTGCTATTCCGCGGCCTTCGGCCAGCCCTTGGCCGAGCAGAAGCATTCGCTGGCGCTCTTCATCAAGGAAGTGATGCCCGAATTCGCCGCGGCGCCGGCCCGCGAGAAGCGCGTCGCGGCGGTCTGA
- a CDS encoding flavin reductase family protein: MIAGTERTPSSPPPVEPAVLRRTLRSLITGVTVVTTFDAEGKPRGFTANSFTSVSLEPPLVLVCIAHRAGSFPAFRAARHFAINILSESQAEISQRFASPLPDKFAGIEYRDETDKAPLIAGSLAWLDCHRHDAVEAGDHLILIGEVTRLGHQDARPLGYCGGDYLRFDSLRPASPAGARAPAASSFTPDARHGGRNP; this comes from the coding sequence ATGATCGCCGGAACCGAAAGGACGCCGTCTTCCCCACCGCCCGTCGAACCGGCGGTGCTGCGGCGGACGCTGCGGAGCCTCATCACCGGGGTGACGGTGGTGACCACCTTCGATGCCGAGGGCAAGCCGCGCGGCTTCACCGCCAATTCCTTCACCTCGGTATCGCTGGAGCCGCCGCTGGTCCTGGTCTGCATCGCGCACCGGGCCGGCAGCTTCCCGGCTTTCCGTGCCGCACGGCATTTCGCCATCAACATCCTGAGCGAGTCCCAGGCTGAAATCTCGCAGCGTTTCGCCTCGCCCCTGCCGGACAAGTTCGCCGGGATCGAGTATCGCGACGAAACGGACAAGGCGCCCCTCATCGCGGGCTCGCTCGCCTGGCTCGACTGCCACCGCCACGATGCAGTGGAGGCCGGCGATCACCTCATCCTGATCGGCGAGGTCACGCGCCTCGGTCATCAGGATGCCCGACCGCTGGGCTATTGCGGCGGCGACTATCTCCGCTTCGACAGCTTGAGACCCGCTTCGCCGGCCGGCGCGCGCGCTCCGGCAGCTTCATCGTTCACGCCAGATGCCCGTCACGGAGGACGCAACCCATGA
- a CDS encoding helix-turn-helix domain-containing protein: MAERPKRRPPREDSSSLTQRLRSLGQIASMVNSGTELGDVLKRIVFAICQNSIWSSSAIMALDRESGYSVLVARHDPDFKETRRTRRQWLLATSPTVRVLETGIPLIIADAQQAPDYPDYMQEARQRGYRTVVLIPLQSRDGKGRAMVMSVHAGERRKIDEDELVFLQTAAGLASLAVEKAHHLNAERQQAAGLRRAFDLHAATMESVLAGRSLATIVDLVAEFLPHPILVVDLTSNQVLARRSPLPDRIADGEWAAKLKQNGARELGRVMRAAKPTHFQESQPLAFALMGIDLTIEAMIEPLLVDGSVLGGMVLFTGGRPLEAFDALLANEARFALAVQLMRAHVRFATQAETNSEFFGRLFSGNWRDEAETMARAGHLGLALDAPARLLVLAPGATADRPPDDNMRAMILRGLLRVASLQHPGAAVCFDGEDAVVFLPERASGEKSATRLIERLLREMEWITGTKPIAALGRLCRELKDYQAARQDCARILDLARRLDRRGLVSEAEFGPFARLLASADQAALRRFVQDTLEPLAAYDRRHRSSFLPTLDAFLTHGCRYQPCADALGIHVTTLRYRLQRLGDLFGIDLEDREARLALDVAFRLRTAIGG, encoded by the coding sequence ATGGCTGAGCGGCCGAAACGGCGCCCCCCTCGCGAGGACTCTTCGAGCCTGACGCAGCGGCTGCGCAGCCTCGGCCAGATCGCCAGCATGGTGAATTCGGGCACCGAGCTCGGCGATGTCCTGAAGCGGATTGTCTTCGCGATCTGCCAGAACTCGATCTGGTCCTCGAGCGCCATCATGGCGCTCGACCGGGAGAGCGGCTATTCGGTCCTCGTCGCCCGCCACGATCCGGATTTCAAGGAGACGCGCCGGACCCGGCGGCAGTGGCTCCTCGCCACCAGTCCGACCGTGCGCGTGCTGGAAACCGGCATACCGCTGATCATCGCCGACGCGCAGCAGGCGCCGGACTACCCGGACTACATGCAGGAGGCACGTCAGCGCGGCTATCGCACGGTCGTCCTCATTCCCCTGCAGTCGCGTGACGGGAAGGGCCGCGCGATGGTCATGTCGGTCCATGCCGGCGAGCGGCGCAAGATCGACGAGGACGAGCTGGTGTTCTTGCAGACGGCGGCGGGCCTCGCGTCTCTCGCGGTCGAGAAGGCGCATCATCTGAATGCCGAGCGGCAGCAGGCGGCGGGCCTCCGCCGGGCCTTCGATCTGCATGCGGCCACGATGGAATCCGTGCTGGCCGGCCGGTCGCTCGCGACGATCGTGGATCTGGTCGCCGAATTCCTGCCGCATCCGATCCTGGTCGTCGACCTGACCTCGAACCAGGTCCTGGCTCGCCGGTCGCCGCTGCCGGATCGGATCGCCGACGGCGAGTGGGCCGCGAAGCTGAAGCAGAACGGTGCGCGCGAGCTGGGCCGCGTGATGCGCGCCGCGAAGCCGACCCATTTCCAGGAAAGCCAGCCCCTCGCTTTCGCTCTCATGGGGATCGATCTCACGATCGAGGCGATGATCGAACCGCTGCTCGTCGACGGATCGGTCCTGGGCGGCATGGTGCTCTTCACCGGTGGCCGGCCGCTCGAGGCGTTCGACGCGCTGCTGGCCAATGAAGCCCGGTTCGCGCTCGCGGTGCAGCTGATGCGCGCTCATGTGCGCTTCGCGACACAGGCAGAGACCAACAGCGAGTTCTTCGGCCGGCTCTTCAGCGGCAACTGGCGCGACGAGGCGGAGACGATGGCGCGCGCCGGCCATCTGGGCCTGGCGCTCGATGCGCCGGCGCGTCTGCTGGTGCTGGCGCCGGGTGCCACGGCCGACCGGCCGCCTGACGACAATATGCGGGCGATGATCCTGCGCGGGCTGCTCCGGGTCGCGAGCCTGCAGCATCCCGGCGCCGCCGTCTGTTTCGACGGCGAGGATGCCGTCGTCTTCCTGCCGGAACGCGCTTCGGGCGAAAAGTCGGCCACGCGGCTGATCGAGCGCCTGCTGCGCGAGATGGAATGGATCACGGGAACCAAGCCGATCGCGGCGTTGGGCCGGCTTTGCCGTGAGCTCAAGGATTACCAGGCGGCGCGTCAGGACTGCGCGCGCATCCTCGATCTGGCGCGGCGGCTCGACCGGCGCGGGCTGGTGTCGGAAGCCGAGTTCGGCCCCTTCGCCCGGCTGCTGGCCTCGGCCGACCAGGCGGCCCTGCGCCGCTTCGTCCAGGACACGCTCGAGCCCCTGGCGGCCTACGACCGTCGTCACCGGTCGAGCTTCCTGCCGACCCTCGATGCCTTTCTCACCCATGGCTGCCGCTACCAGCCCTGCGCCGATGCGCTGGGGATCCATGTCACGACCCTGCGCTACCGCCTGCAGCGGCTGGGCGATCTCTTCGGGATCGATCTCGAGGATCGGGAGGCCCGCCTGGCGCTCGACGTCGCCTTCCGGCTGCGGACGGCGATCGGCGGTTAA